Part of the Toxotes jaculatrix isolate fToxJac2 chromosome 8, fToxJac2.pri, whole genome shotgun sequence genome is shown below.
cagccctgaaaaataaaaatgaaaaataaaggtgTTTAAATGCAGTGCAATGGTTGCGCTGcagattgttttctttgttaactTAAATTAACCTAAACACAGTTGCTGTCTGGAAGGCTGGGAAGTTATATTTGTGTCATTGACTGAAAGCCAGATAGACAGCCAGTTACTGCGGGGTAACTGATCTGGTAAGATCAGATCTGGTAAAGAAAACATGgacagaaaatattcagatgAAGTTCTTGTTTCAGGGCTCTACGCCTCCCATGACGGTATTCAAAGGAAATAAACGACCGTACCAGAAGGACTGTGTGCTCATCATTAACCATGACACCGGGGAATTCGTACTGGAgaagctgagcagcagcatccAGGTCAAGAAAaccaggtcagaggtcaaagtgattTCGACCAATGAAAATAtcttgtgagagagaggacagggtACAAATATAAAAGTCTGGTCTTCAAACTTCTGTTAAGAAATACTTTTGTAAGATTCCCCTCCAGCTTGCACAttcatctgctctgtgtgtgtgtgtgttttagggcAGAGGGCAGTAGTAAGATCCAGGCCCGAATCGAACAGCAGTCGGTCCGGTCCAGCCAGCCCAGCTCTCAGTTCCGGGCCCCCACCAAGCCCGGGGCCGGGGTCAAGACTTCCCCCTCCCCTTCCAAGGATAACCCCTCCCCAGAGCCCCAGCTCGACGACATCAAAAGAGGTGAGGAGGTTCAGCCGCAGCCTGCAATAGAACAGACTTTAGAGCAAACCCTGTCCTGACATAATCACAACATATGGAACGTGGCGTATATTACTTATTACAAATCAAGACGTGAGATAAAACTTAAAAGTGTCTCCGTCTCCGGACTTCATGTTAACCCACCAGAGCTGcgagcagaggtggaggtgaTAGAACAGatgagcagcagtggcagcagcagctcctctgacTCAGCGAGTGCTTCAGGAAGTGGAgacgacagcagcagcagcgacggCGAGCACGACGCCCCACGGCCACTCAGTCAGACCTCCCCCAACCGCCACCCTATGGCCAACGGAGGAGCCGACAGGCAGCAGGGCAACAACCAGCTCATGAACACCCTCAGTGAGTATCTCTGGGTTGTGCTTTATCTTCATCAAGAGAAGGAACTCGTGCCAGTGCTGACTTTCCACTACCTGTGAATCACAAAGGTTTAAGTTTGATTTGAACCCTTTGGTACAGTTTGTGTCTGAAATTGAAAACCTTTCCTCTCAGACTCCAAAATCAAATTGCAGCACACAGTATTCACACACAGCTTAGAAATCATAGAAAGAGACTCTCCTGTCAGTTAAAGATGTTTCTAAcctgcttctcttcctcttcttcttcctcctccacaggaAATGACCTTCAGCTCAGCGAATCAGGCAGCGACAGCGATGACGACTGAACTGTCTGGtggtcagtctctctctctctctctctctctctctctctctctgtccacactcctcctcctcctcctcctcctcctcctccccctcctgctcctccttctttcTGCCTGGTTCACTTGTTCCTTTGCTGTGGTAGCTGACCCCAGCTGTATATCTTggcttgactgtatttttttattttattttagtataTCCTTGAAGCTGGCCAGCCTGGAACTTTGAGAGTGTATTTTTATTAgatgtatattttgttttgtatagCAGACTTtagaaaaagaaacttttacTTGAGAGGTTTGAAAGATTAATTATTAGAGTGCACATACATATTTTCTGTACTTAGAGCAGCTAGTTTTATCAACTCGTATCATCTGTttttgttaggttttgttttcatgttatgACAAGGAAGAGATTATCTAGAAATATCAGCACGTCGTTTATCAGAGAGGATTGTGGGAAAGAGGATTGTTCTGTATTTATCAGTTtgctaagaaaacaaaaattgcaTAATTGCACAGACACTCTGTGCAACCTGCAAGTTTCATCCATTTTATCATCTGCTGACAGTAAGCGTTGAGAtcagtgtttctttgttttagttttaaaacatttgcagGTCATTGTAGAAATGAATCTCGAAAAAGGTTGTGACTAAGATCAGCCTAATGTCAGATGACCCTCATTAATGGATAAGGCTGctggtttatgtgtgtggtCGTGATGAAAGGACATAAACGGTCTAACATTAATGACACACAGGAATAAGAGAAATCAGTTTTAGATACAAACAACGGTTTTTAGGATCAGATcatgttggttttggtcttttatgAGATTTGTTGAGAGTAAGAACAGTagaaacttttgttttttaaacagttaCAGAGGATTTTATCCAAATTAGCTGTCAGGTTGCTGTTTGGAAGttcagatttcattttcaggtttttaCAGTGTGAGTTATGAGTTCAGTCATTTAGCGACAACCTTATAGAAAATTTGAAGTTTCTGATATTTAGGGCCATGCAATACCATACCTACCACTCGGGAGTTGAGATGTAGAtgtttaaagctgctgtcagtggTCGTTTTTACCACCAGGGGGCAGACTACTAACAAACGGCCGAAtttaagtccagtattcactgAGCTGAGAAAAACATCTGACCATCAATCCAGCTGACTTGCAGTATAACCACTAACAGTATCATAGCAATGCCTGATGATATTAAATCAATCACAGCCATTTATCAGTTAAAGCTAATCAGATAGGTAATCAAGGTTAACAACCTTTATGACATTTGAATCCTGAAAATATAGAGGatttaattaaacagaaaagggaaaacaaatttCTCCCAAAGAAATCTTTATTTTCCTGTCATTTTTCTAAAATTACGacctttcatttaatttttttttccatttaatacGTACACCATGGTACCATTCCATGCCTTACAGCGTTTCAGTGGGGAAATGAAGGtgaatgtgtcattttctgAAAATGCCAAAGAGCTGAGCTGACCCTCGCCACGTGCAGAGAGCGGGAACGTTAGCGGTGTAACCAGCGTCACGTCTCTGTGTGACTGTATTCGTTTAACTTTTATCTGAGACTGTGTTGTGCTTATGACCAGTGAAGTCGCTTATTGTTTATCTGCTGGAGCCACTGGTGTTAATGAATATCATTTAGTTTTGGTCACAgtcaaaaacacagctgaagagTTTCATTACAAAATACTAAAAAGACTTAATGTCAGTTCAGCCATGTAAGTTCTGTAatggagtgtttgtgttttccatccTGACCATTGTTAAACTGGATTAAACACAGAATCATGATCCTTTTCACAAAATAGTTCAAATTTAGAGAATCTTATCCTctacatttgaaaatattaagcttcaaataatattttaaattacaatattaaaatattaccaTGATTTAACGGTAGTTTGAAATGAAACTCTTCAGTTACCTTGATGAGCCTGCATGTTCGAACAGACATGGTCAGTTTGCTAAAATTATCTGTCGCACACAGGACGTAACTGGTGTCGTTGGTGTTTTATATCATAGCTGTGTTTGTCTAACGCGTCTTCAGATGAGGTTCAACTTTGGTTCATTAATGCAAAGAACAGAACAAAGATGATTGTAAGTTATAAGATGCCTGAAAACAGTCACTGACAAACGGCACAGTACTAAAAACCCTAACAGTTGTAAGTCAAATATCCTGCTTCTcaaagtatttctttttttatgtgagaAATTAGATGTTGGTGATTAGTTTCTCAGTCCACCAGCACCTGAATTGTTGGTGGACACAAACTTTCCACTCTGGATGTCCTCCTGAAGACGCCTCAGACACACTTCTGTCTAATGGACTCTGTTGTATTTGGTGCTTTAGTTCTCATGTTTATCTTTCAGTGATACGTTTATGTGAAATATGTTTGTATAAAATTTGAAGTGTATTAAAAGTGTGcaaatgtctttaaaatattgtgagactttttttgtgtgtgtgtgtgtgtgagaggtgaaAGAGTTTGCGTGTCCGTGCACGTATCTGATGAGACGGTGAGAACATTGTTTGGTCAGTCTGAGTCGCCCGTGTTTTCTTCAGTGGAGATCATCATCATGAAGCAAGTTAAAGACAGACGGGTAAGTCTAACAGAGCCGTGTCCCCTGCAGACCCTCCGCTCACTGCCGTCACTGGTCTCTGTAAGAACGTAAACACAGCGACAGCAAATAAACAgataacaaaataaacagttttctttATGAGAATcggttcctttttttttcctgcccggggacatcatcatcatcatcatcgttttGGGGATTTGAACCAGCAACCTTCGGGTCAGGTGTTCGTCTCCTGCAGTTATTAAAGGTTTCAGGACTTTGAAGAGTAAAGACAGCAGTCAGAAATGAACTTC
Proteins encoded:
- the eaf1 gene encoding ELL-associated factor 1 — translated: MNGSTNPLLDKEEHVLKLGESFEKRPKSSFHTIRYDFKPASIDTSCEGELQVGKGDEVTITLPHIPGSTPPMTVFKGNKRPYQKDCVLIINHDTGEFVLEKLSSSIQVKKTRAEGSSKIQARIEQQSVRSSQPSSQFRAPTKPGAGVKTSPSPSKDNPSPEPQLDDIKRELRAEVEVIEQMSSSGSSSSSDSASASGSGDDSSSSDGEHDAPRPLSQTSPNRHPMANGGADRQQGNNQLMNTLRNDLQLSESGSDSDDD